A window of Candidatus Thermoplasmatota archaeon contains these coding sequences:
- a CDS encoding hotdog fold domain-containing protein, which translates to MEAYHLVPAPDAARCLVCGLDREHGYNVRFRVDGDTVVGAWTATAALEGWGGLVHGSAFAALHDDAAHWAMNVLVGQIGVTTRMDVRFQRPIRIGDRVTATGRVASVDARRGAFATEIRHADGAVASTAVTEYMFVEDPALLARLLGRPVSPMAVELLAAPPEKRREMILERSRRITAAGRA; encoded by the coding sequence ATGGAGGCGTACCACCTCGTTCCCGCCCCCGACGCGGCGCGATGCCTCGTGTGCGGCCTCGACCGCGAGCACGGCTACAACGTGCGCTTCCGCGTCGACGGCGACACCGTGGTCGGGGCCTGGACCGCGACGGCCGCGCTCGAGGGATGGGGCGGCCTCGTGCACGGAAGCGCCTTCGCGGCGCTGCACGACGACGCGGCGCACTGGGCGATGAACGTCCTCGTCGGCCAGATCGGGGTCACGACCCGGATGGACGTCCGCTTCCAGCGGCCGATCCGCATCGGCGACCGCGTGACGGCGACGGGCCGCGTCGCGAGCGTCGACGCGCGCCGCGGCGCCTTCGCGACCGAGATCCGCCACGCGGACGGCGCCGTCGCCTCGACTGCGGTCACGGAGTACATGTTCGTCGAGGACCCGGCCCTCCTTGCGCGCCTCCTGGGGCGACCCGTCTCGCCGATGGCGGTCGAGCTCCTGGCCGCGCCCCCCGAGAAGCGGCGGGAGATGATCCTCGAACGATCCCGTCGCATCACGGC
- a CDS encoding S8 family serine peptidase, giving the protein MRALSITVLVLSALLVLPAFATPADAALEPRRHHPSIGVPDSEVVVAVIDTGADGLHVEFGGYRGQAGVASPQIVAWWDFGTSGVPPIGATWDPNRAIPYDGCRSSCHGTATAGAVGGKTVGAYPGVKLAIAKVTDADGSITSVDQAIEWAVNTVGADILSISIGTIIPITGALDTTDEVMEMVAARGVLPVVAAGNGLGNAGVKFPAEGSSPAYAPNALIVGASGASGTASARTTGAYFSNTDPEVIAWGANVVVARPGNVYSTASGTSFAAPLVAGWSARLMQAAKDHAADASPERVRALVHRAALDDAAVPFAIEGFGFVNAAAVNAVLPHARAGTLPAAPSIANVLAHEASLEARRASTAHDAVTIALPTGASNPGFLPPSGPMGARAIHPYGILLREGERVEVRVDWFDPAGRDVDAIFADVNVGTTDIDIGVYRPGAGARGLWSHGDVRLASAHGSRVGANHEAVGFLALETGVYTLLVEGYLVGASGQAYTVTVKVDGAPVEPTYLGDLVTPAGRMA; this is encoded by the coding sequence ATGCGCGCGCTTTCGATCACTGTTCTCGTTCTCTCGGCCCTCCTCGTGCTCCCCGCTTTCGCGACCCCGGCGGATGCGGCGCTCGAGCCCCGTCGGCACCACCCCTCGATCGGCGTCCCGGACTCGGAGGTCGTCGTGGCCGTCATCGACACGGGCGCGGACGGCCTCCACGTCGAGTTCGGCGGCTACCGCGGCCAGGCCGGCGTCGCGAGCCCGCAGATCGTCGCCTGGTGGGACTTCGGAACGAGCGGCGTCCCGCCGATCGGCGCGACGTGGGACCCCAACCGAGCCATCCCCTACGACGGCTGCCGCTCCTCGTGCCACGGCACGGCGACCGCGGGTGCGGTCGGCGGCAAGACCGTCGGCGCCTATCCCGGCGTGAAGCTCGCGATCGCCAAGGTGACGGACGCGGACGGGTCCATCACGAGCGTCGACCAGGCGATCGAGTGGGCGGTGAACACCGTCGGCGCGGACATCCTCTCGATCAGCATCGGCACCATCATCCCCATCACCGGGGCGCTCGACACGACGGACGAGGTCATGGAGATGGTCGCCGCCCGCGGCGTCCTCCCGGTCGTCGCGGCCGGCAACGGACTCGGGAACGCGGGCGTCAAGTTCCCCGCCGAGGGAAGCTCTCCCGCCTACGCCCCGAACGCCCTCATCGTGGGCGCCTCCGGCGCGAGCGGGACCGCAAGCGCGCGGACGACCGGAGCGTACTTCTCCAACACGGATCCCGAGGTCATCGCGTGGGGCGCGAACGTCGTCGTCGCGCGTCCCGGAAACGTTTACAGCACGGCCTCGGGCACGAGCTTCGCGGCGCCGCTCGTGGCGGGCTGGTCCGCGCGCCTCATGCAGGCCGCGAAGGACCACGCCGCCGATGCTTCGCCGGAGCGCGTCCGCGCGCTCGTCCACCGCGCGGCGCTCGACGACGCGGCGGTGCCGTTCGCGATCGAGGGATTCGGATTCGTGAACGCGGCCGCGGTCAACGCCGTCCTCCCCCACGCGCGCGCCGGGACGCTCCCCGCCGCTCCGTCGATCGCGAACGTGCTCGCGCACGAGGCGTCCCTCGAGGCGCGCCGCGCTTCGACCGCGCACGACGCCGTCACGATCGCGCTGCCGACGGGCGCGTCGAACCCCGGCTTCCTGCCCCCGAGCGGCCCCATGGGGGCCCGGGCCATCCATCCCTACGGCATTCTCCTGAGGGAGGGAGAGCGCGTCGAGGTGCGCGTCGACTGGTTCGATCCCGCGGGCCGCGACGTGGATGCGATATTCGCCGACGTGAACGTGGGCACGACGGACATCGACATCGGCGTCTACCGCCCCGGCGCGGGGGCTCGCGGTCTCTGGAGCCACGGCGACGTGCGCCTCGCGAGCGCCCACGGCAGCCGCGTCGGCGCGAACCACGAGGCGGTCGGCTTCCTCGCGCTCGAAACGGGCGTCTACACGCTCCTCGTCGAAGGCTACCTCGTCGGCGCCTCGGGACAGGCCTACACGGTCACCGTCAAGGTCGACGGCGCGCCGGTCGAGCCCACCTACCTCGGCGACCTCGTGACGCCCGCCGGGCGGATGGCCTGA